The sequence AACCTCATGGTGTCTCTCAAAGCTCCTATTTGTAAAGGACCCAGGGCTAGACATTGATGGAGTTGGCTCTTCtgagctgtctgtctgtctgaggcTATCTTCACAGCTCCCTCTCAGCCTCTTAGCAGGATTCATCTCCCTGTCGCTCATCTCTCTGCTTCTCGTTGTTGGAGAGAAGAGGCCAGTTGTTGAGAGAGTCAGTCCTCTTCTCCGAGGCTTTCCTCACAGGCGGAGTGTTCTGAAAATGTGCtccattcatcatcatcatcaggttgTTCCAGCTGCTCAGGAAGTTCAAGAAGCTGACGTGGAAGTTCAAGATGTTGCTCTGGAAGTTCAAGAAGCTGACGTGGAAGTTCAAGATGTTGCTCTGGAAGTTCAAGAAGCTGACGTGGAAGTTCAAGAAGCTGATGAGGAAGTTCAAGATGTTGCTCTGGAAGTTCAAGAAGCTGACGTGGAAGTTCAAGAAGCTGATGAGGAAGTTCAAGATGTTGCTCTGGAAGTTCAAGAAGCTGACGTGGAAGTTCAAGATGTTGCTCTGGAAGTTCAAGAAGCTGACGTGGAAGTTCAAGATGTTGCTCTGGAAGTTCAAGAAGCTGATGAGGAAGTTCAAGAAGCTGATGAGGAAGTTCAAGATGTTGCTCTGGAAGTTGAAGATGCTGATAAGTACGACACACAAAGTCAACAATTGTAAGAGGAACTGGTTCATCCCAGTACAGCCAAGGTTCCAGTGGTCGTAGAGCTTGGAAGGACAGAGGTccaacattttcttcctcttcatcaaactcatcatcatcctcatcatccttaTCAGTAGCattatcaccatcatcatcattttcatcatcgtCTTAAATGGACTCATACCCAGAGTCATCGCTGCAAGAACtgtgatgatatgaagaactgtagttctatcaatgcATTTAagaccagactgaaacatgtactaaagaccaatcagctgtgtgaccactgagtcacacagctgattgtatgtgtatgtgatgtgctatgtgtagctttgtattttgtattttgtgtggtgtgttctgtgtgggtttttttttgtttttgtttgttttgtttgtttttttgagggggggggggggggggggggggtgctttttactgtttgttgttgtgctgttgtatgttttttgtcagggactacagatgcaaatgcgcttcaagctaactctggtgcactgcatctttaatgtttcaaactgcacactgtcccattcaataaatatataaatcaacATAAGATGATTAAGAAAACACACGAAAAATGTTTAATCATAAAGATTATGTAAGCAACATCATGTACTTATTTCACATAAGTACATGCTTTTAACTATAGCTTTTGCCACTCTTTAGATCCCAACACATGATCACAGCTGAGAACACACATACCAGACATGCAGCATGCACCATCGGAACTTTGTGAGAACATGTTGCTTCTCAGAAATTCTTACCTAAACCTTACCTTACCTTAAAACAACTTATTTGGTTCCAGGCAACATGTTGCCTTGCATAGTCCCCCTATAAGATATGACAATTGACAGATGAACAAGACAAACAACGAGAAAACCAAAGACCAAAGCGAGGCATTACGAGACATAATGAAAGACCGTTCTCTGATCATGAAACCATGTGATAAAGATAGGGGGATTTGTATACTTCGACAAAGTCAATGGCAACCTTTACATATCTGCAGTACAGGTTCAttctaaaaacagaaaagtggaAAAGGGCTTctataaaataacaaatgtcTGAGCCTCTGTGCACATATAGTCACTTATTATTCTCCCAGTTTATGAGTTGCACATCATGGAGCGTGCAGGAGACGGTGGCATCCTGGACGCACATTCAATCACACGCACACTTGCATGACAAATCAACAAATactcttctcttttctcacttggaaagaaaatatatttcagtgctATGAAAATGAATTACCATGTCAAGTGTGGCTAAATGATAATGGTTCCTATCTGATAATAAATGATTACACTCAACAGTTCTGGCTGTAGCTCCAAAAACAGACACCTGAAGTTCAATTTGTCTCCTTCAATCATGCTCATAACAACATGTGATGGTGCGTTTGGAGGAATATGTGAAAATGAGTTCACTGAGAGGATGAACTTTGACTTTAAAGGTACTCGATGCTTCGGATCCATTTAAAACAACTCAGGTGTCCACACAGAGGAAACATGCTCTGGTTTGTTTTGATGCTCTCTGGTGTTCAGGTTTTGCAACAAGTCCAGTCGAGTCAAGTCCGAGTGCAAAGTGAGAAAGTGGAAAGTTCTGCAGATCTTAAATGACCTCGGTCTCATATCACCGTTCGGTTGCCATGACTCCACCTATGAGTCAATAAATCTGATATATTTgtgttattacattttctatatATTGATATAGTTTAACCTATGAGTTTAACATGCTGACTGATGCTTTGCTGCTTTGAAACATTCTTTAAAGAGTTGCTGGTGCTGCATCAAATAGCTACTGTTGTATGAGTTTTTATGAGTTgtcagctttctttttttcccccctaattttattgagtaaacaacacaaacgtttgttttggtctgagatgttggtgctatagTGCAACATCTAGTGGCTGACTGTTTTGCAACTTAAGggttattatgtgtttttaaatgtaaaactgagctgATCTGATTACTGGACCATTAAGATTGAAGacacattgttatttacagtaaatgtctgcaatttaaagttgtttttattaatatgaataagaagaaaacaCTTACAGTAAAAACTGCTCATGTAGATTACAATAGCAagactgtaaaaatacattatgttaCTGCAGGCCAAGTTACAGTATCAAACTGTAAAGCTCACATTCCACAGCAGAATATTGTCATCATTTTACAGCAATTAACTGTAAATTATGGTAGTGACACTGTAAGAAACAGtagtttactgtaattttacaggGAAATTTGTTACAGTGTGGCACTACATGGACCAGCAGTGAACCACTATATCTTTCAGAACTAATTAGAACGTATGAACCGGCACACACTCTGCAGCCATAAGGTCAGGAACTCTCTTCAATcaatgttaatcagtgagctcTCCAATCTTAATCATTTTATCTGTGGAATAAACATGCTACATCCCTATGACTGaacatttagaataaaaagaTTTAACATCAGTCAAAAATTTAACCAGTAGTTCCAAACCTCATGGCTTAAGAAAAGCAATGTCACCAGCTGCATAGGTTTTCACCAAATCAACTGTTTTATTTGAAGAAGAACCCCATAATTCACTAGGAAAActattcaattttatttatttataacattcAAGTCTACTATAACTATCTTGACTGGTCTCAGACTGATTTTGGTCCCAACCCCCAGTGAGACCACTGcattaaattagattaaattaaacCCTGTTGTTATGATTACTATGCTTTGCCACAACAGGTTTAAACAACTTTTTACAATTCTTCTGAATAAGGATGAcattattttgttatgtttgaacactattgcaaaaaaaatgtgtgaagtGATAACATTAGATTGCTATTGGTAAATGGGATACATCAAAAGTATAATAGAATTCATCGAGTAATCAAGTATCATCAAGAAATAACCATGTTCACCAGAATCTGTGAAGCAAATGAAATCATATTCTGTCCATCACCACTGTTAATTTGTCAAAAGGATCACAGGACAAGTCTAATCAGTGTGACTGACAGGAGAGATGATCAGAGGGGCAGAGTTTTTACCACCATCATTATTACAGGGACTAAACATCAGAtagagtttctcagtgaagtTACAGTCAGTAAAGGAGTAGATAAGAACTGCAGCATCTACAtcataaaaggagaccagaccctcctcataatctacaaacacccccaccttctgAGGTTTTGACTTCAGAGCAAGAAAGACAGGAGGGCCAGCAAGAGCTTTGtactcattttcatttctcacATTAATGACCCAGATGCCACTGTTAAGGCTgatttttcctttcctgttgATTGACTCTCTGACCACTCCTAAATCCCATTTAGTCTTCCCTTTAACCTGAACTTCATAGTAAAATCTGCCTGAAGAGAAACTTTGCTTTCCTAAGACAGCATTACAAACAGAAAATCTCTGTGGATTGTCTGGGACATTCATTTGTATGTCACTACATTTTACTTGTTTCccatcatcagacaggatgagatAGGGACTTGCAGTGTCAGAATCAAGAGTAACATCAACTGCATACTGCTGGACCCTCTTCAGCTCAACATTAGTGCACAGCTTCTTCACTTCTATATCAAGtgtctcctccagctgagcCACAGCTCTCCTCACAGTCTCCTCATATGATGACTGAACTCTGacctctgtccagtctttggtgGGTGGAGCAGGGTTCAGGGATGGGAAGCTTTGGAGGAACTGGATGTGGTCTTCAGTACGTGAGAGATGCTCCACTTCAGCACTTCTCTTCATCAGCTCAGAGATTTCCTCTTCCAGCTCTTTGACGAAgtcttcagcctgtttctctgttgttttctgcttctcttcAATCATGTCAATGAGCTGAGCCATACCTCTCTCAACAGACTGGATCAGAGCAGTGAAGACCTGCACACtggctgctgtctctctgtctgcatcttcCTTGCTGATCTTCACTGACTGTTTGATCTGTTGAATCTTCAGTCGTCTCTCCTGGATCATCTGCTGAATTCCAGCCTCTGTTTTCCCCAGTTCAACCTTCTTCCCTTCATATTCTTCTATCACAGgaacaaaatgatgaaatatgtgACTAGACTCAGTGCAGAACTGACAAACACATATCTGGTCAGTCTTGCAGAACAGCTCCAGAGGTCGATCATGCTTCTTACACATTCTGTCTTCCAGGTTCTCCACAGGATCAATCAGCTTATGTCTTTTCAGGCCTGGGATTCTCTGATGAggctccaggtgagtctcacagtagGAGGTCAGACACACCAGGCAGGACTTCACAgccttcagtttggtttcaGTGCAGATGTCACAGAGAACTTCTCCTGTGTTGGTACATTGTTGCTTTGAGCAGCTGCTAGTTTTCTTCCCAGCCGACTGTCTGAACTGAGCAGCCATCTCAGATATGAATGTGTTGATGTGCAGCTCAGGTCTTGTGATGAAAACCTTTTTACACAGGGGACAATCATTTCGGACATTTATATCCCAGTGTTCTGTGATACATTTCttgcagaagttgtgtccacatggtATGGTGACTGGATAagtgaacacatccagacagatggaACACAGAAACTGATCTTCAGATAACAGACTGCTGGCAGAAGACATGTCtgaaaaaccaaaccaaaccagaaattaaaatgaatctTTAAAAGACAACACTTCTTAATGACAACCTGTAAATAAATGGATATAAAGTGGAATAACTGGAATAATAGGAAAAGGTTGAAACACATTGACACATGACTTTGTCCTTCACCTTATATCTGAGTCTAAATAGTGTTTAAATATAAACTGTACATTAAAAAGCTTAACAATGGTATTATTTATAGAAGTTCTGCTGAACTGTATTAGATTGCACAAATCAGGTGTTGATATAAAATGACATGAAGG is a genomic window of Thunnus albacares chromosome 23, fThuAlb1.1, whole genome shotgun sequence containing:
- the LOC122975355 gene encoding E3 ubiquitin-protein ligase TRIM21-like produces the protein MSSASSLLSEDQFLCSICLDVFTYPVTIPCGHNFCKKCITEHWDINVRNDCPLCKKVFITRPELHINTFISEMAAQFRQSAGKKTSSCSKQQCTNTGEVLCDICTETKLKAVKSCLVCLTSYCETHLEPHQRIPGLKRHKLIDPVENLEDRMCKKHDRPLELFCKTDQICVCQFCTESSHIFHHFVPVIEEYEGKKVELGKTEAGIQQMIQERRLKIQQIKQSVKISKEDADRETAASVQVFTALIQSVERGMAQLIDMIEEKQKTTEKQAEDFVKELEEEISELMKRSAEVEHLSRTEDHIQFLQSFPSLNPAPPTKDWTEVRVQSSYEETVRRAVAQLEETLDIEVKKLCTNVELKRVQQYAVDVTLDSDTASPYLILSDDGKQVKCSDIQMNVPDNPQRFSVCNAVLGKQSFSSGRFYYEVQVKGKTKWDLGVVRESINRKGKISLNSGIWVINVRNENEYKALAGPPVFLALKSKPQKVGVFVDYEEGLVSFYDVDAAVLIYSFTDCNFTEKLYLMFSPCNNDGGKNSAPLIISPVSHTD